A region from the Triticum urartu cultivar G1812 chromosome 1, Tu2.1, whole genome shotgun sequence genome encodes:
- the LOC125510805 gene encoding uncharacterized protein LOC125510805, with protein MATEEYDSSYDVDIDELAISMRTDLNRCMSLVEDRGKGNRCCPICKIVHRIRQTDSSAFEPSILSIGPYHHSELPLQAMEAEKWICLDYILKLNCEVSLRGCLSLISGLEKEARGYYTEEINMDSGEFLQMLLLDSCFILVYLGSIYAQGATVDDAQMTENMIYEGKREAKDLSHMDSAPCQSLSGHSAVDIELNQMDTHTDSRNQGDYSGTVEWYNSSAVYDLLLLENQIPFFIVKTIYRFFSRHVATTWLLTNNISEFMEGTLYHFPKVITEANRPEDFYHLLHLCHKYLKPSHKFEYDYHQYAANPHCFQFVLDVSRKIFTCREEQNMFHELNLLNSMQQANRWRRAVEYHEAGMQFKKREFDEDNPHSLLDIRFRKGLMELPCLLIDDKSSLLFRNLLAFEQTCRQVGDDITAYFVLMSQLASTSADVALLAQKGIIVHQMESDEDVSTLFTKLSEYVAFDFNGEHYLKSLCCVMEAHYQSRINRWMAWLWHNHFSNPWLGFAAIASVFVVLCSVMQTVLAFLAYMG; from the coding sequence ATGGCGACCGAAGAATACGATAGTAGCTATGATGTTGATATTGATGAGTTAGCTATTTCCATGAGGACAGATTTAAATCGATGCATGTCACTAGTTGAGGATCGCGGAAAAGGAAACAGGTGTTGCCCGATATGCAAAATAGTGCACCGCATTCGCCAAACTGACAGTAGTGCATTTGAGCCAAGTATTCTTTCAATTGGCCCTTATCATCATTCAGAGTTACCACTTCAAGCTATGGAAGCAGAGAAGTGGATATGTCTAGACTATATTCTTAAACTAAACTGTGAAGTTAGTTTGCGCGGGTGCCTGAGCTTGATTTCTGGACTGGAAAAAGAAGCAAGAGGCTATTACACCGAGGAGATAAACATGGATAGTGGAGAGTTCCTGCAGATGCTTCTACTAGATAGCTGTTTTATTCTTGTGTATCTTGGCAGTATATACGCACAAGGTGCTACCGTTGATGATGCGCAAATGACGGAAAACATGATATACGAGGGAAAGAGGGAAGCAAAGGACTTGAGCCACATGGATTCCGCCCCCTGCCAAAGTTTGAGTGGGCACTCAGCAGTGGACATTGAACTAAATCAAATGGACACACATACTGATAGTCGGAACCAGGGGGATTATAGTGGCACTGTAGAATGGTATAATAGTTCTGCTGTATATGACCTACTTTTGTTGGAGAACCAGATTCCCTTCTTCATTGTCAAGACAATTTATCGGTTCTTCTCACGTCATGTGGCAACTACTTGGTTACTCACGAATAACATTTCTGAATTCATGGAAGGCACTCTTTACCATTTCCCGAAAGTAATAACTGAGGCTAATAGGCCAGAAGATTTTTACCATCTGCTACACCTGTGTCATAAGTACCTGAAACCTAGTCACAAGTTTGAATATGACTATCATCAGTATGCTGCAAATCCTCATTGCTTCCAATTTGTACTTGATGTTAGCCGCAAGATCTTCACTTGTCGAGAGGAGCAAAACATGTTCCATGAGCTAAATTTGTTAAATTCAATGCAGCAGGCCAATCGATGGCGTAGGGCTGTGGAATATCATGAAGCGGGAATGCAGTTCAAGAAAAGGGAGTTTGATGAAGACAATCCTCATTCCCTATTGGACATTAGATTCAGAAAAGGTCTCATGGAATTACCATGTTTGCTGATCGATGATAAGTCTTCTTTGCTATTCAGAAATCTTTTAGCTTTTGAGCAAACATGTCGTCAAGTTGGAGATGACATCACTGCATATTTTGTGCTCATGTCCCAGCTTGCTAGTACGTCAGCTGATGTGGCTCTTCTTGCTCAGAAAGGGATTATAGTGCACCAGATGGAAAGCGATGAGGATGTATCAACTCTCTTCACCAAGCTTTCTGAGTATGTGGCGTTTGACTTCAATGGTGAACACTACCTGAAATCTCTGTGCTGTGTCATGGAAGCACACTACCAAAGTCGTATTAATAGGTGGATGGCATGGCTATGGCACAATCATTTCAGCAACCCATGGTTAGGTTTTGCTGCCATAGCTTCGGTTTTCGTAGTCCTCTGTAGTGTCATGCAAACTGTTCTTGCTTTCTTAGCATACATGGGATGA